CAAGAAGGAACTAGCACGGAGAGAAGGAACCAGGAAGGGCCGGAAGGTAACAACGCCCCTAGCAGGCCGGAACGACAGGACACGAGCTGGCCATCTGTCACCGATACCATCCCACCTCACATAGTCGctgagatgcagatgatgaaggagcAAATAGACTGCATGATGAACGCCCCTCAGAGGACGGGTGTCCAGTGATCTTGATAACCTGGTCCAGCGAACTGACTCGCCATTCACAACATCCATTAGTTCATTCCCTTTTCTACAAAAGTTTTGTATGCCGCAGGTGGAAAGCTACGACAGGTCCAAGGATCCCTTagatcacttggagtctttcaAGACCTTGATGCACCTTCAAAGGGTGCCGGACGCAATCATGTGCAGAGCCTTTCCCACCACGCTGAAGGGACCCATAAGGATCTGGTTCAGTAGGTTGACGCCCAACTCCATTGGTACTTTCAAAGAGTTAAGCGCCCAATTCGCCTCATACTTCATCGGGGGGCATAAGTATAAGAAATCCACCGCATGCCTGATGAACATTAAGCACCGGGAAGACGAGACGCTAAGGTCTTACATAACTCGTTTTAACAAGGAGGCCCTCTCGATCAATGAAGCagacgacaagatactcgtaGTGGCGTTCACCAATGGGCTACGGAAGGGAAAGTTCCTATTTTCCCTATATAAGAACGACCCGAAGACCATGTTAGAGGTGCCATTTTCATCGTGATCATGGCCACAACACAGCTGACTGCTATGACTTGAAGTaacaaatagaagctcttattAGACAAGGAAGGCTACAGAGGTTCGTTAGCAAGGAAAGAACGGACCCACCGCAGGATCAGGCTCCCCGATGGGAGAATGAGTGCCC
This genomic stretch from Castanea sativa cultivar Marrone di Chiusa Pesio chromosome 9, ASM4071231v1 harbors:
- the LOC142609129 gene encoding uncharacterized protein LOC142609129 encodes the protein MPQVESYDRSKDPLDHLESFKTLMHLQRVPDAIMCRAFPTTLKGPIRIWFSRLTPNSIGTFKELSAQFASYFIGGHKYKKSTACLMNIKHREDETLRSYITRFNKEALSINEADDKILVVAFTNGLRKGKFLFSLYKNDPKTMLEVPFSS